One part of the Streptomyces nigra genome encodes these proteins:
- a CDS encoding ATP-dependent DNA helicase — protein sequence MPARITDPEQLKELLGIPFTPEQTACITAPPAPQVIVAGAGSGKTTVMAARVVWLVGTGQVAPEQVLGLTFTNKAAGELAERVRKALVRAGVTDPDAIDPDRPPGEPVISTYHAFAGRLLTDHGLRIGLEPTSRLLADATRYQLAARVLREAPGPYPALTRSFADLVSDLLALDAELSEHLVRPEALRAHDAELLLTLQNTRLSNADLRKVPEAAAARRELADLVVRYRAAKRERDLLDFGDQIALSARLAGMPEVGRLLRDEFRVVLLDEYQDTSVAQRVLLAGLFGEGTGHPVTAVGDPCQAIYGWRGASVANLDDFPEHFAHADGRPATRQSLSENRRSGGRLLDLANGLAEPLRAMHAGVEALRPAPGAERDGIVRCALLTTHAEEIDWIADSIAHLVNTGKAPGEIAVLCRTAGDFAEIQGALVARDVPVEVVGLSGLLHLPEIADLVAVCEVLQDPGANASLVRLLTGPRWRIGPRDLALLGRRARLLVSHARVDGDDDPDRRLAEAVEGIDPAEVISLADALDTFLETPLDGTGDDDGLPFSPDARVRFARLAAELRDLRRSLSDPLMDVLHRVLAVTGLEVELSASPHALAARRRETLSNFLDIAASFAAGDHEASLLAFLAFLRTAAQYEKGLDNALPGGDNTVKVLTAHKSKGLEWDVVAVPGLVTGTFPSAQGREKWTAQGKVLPHELRGDADTLPDVTSWDSRGLKAFHEAMKEHQHTEELRLGYVTFTRPRSLLLGSGHWWGPSQKKPRGPSDFLLALHDHCASGHGEIEVWADEPAEDAENPALLREGAEHAWPLPLDDTALARRRAAAETVLAHLEQLASQDAVVAAHDPDTYDDPDWPPPPDEDADLGEPDLWDEAPLDEAPLDHDPFEEDPFEDDPYEGGAYDEEEDGTRHESAPEPQTPARPAIPHQAAQPGTRTPDRDHGPPSPVPPPRERLTPEEARTLASWDRDLDALTGELLRARASVMDVPLPASLTASQLMRLAADPDGFAQELARPMPRPPQPAARRGTRFHAWVEARFEELTLPMLDPDELPGSEAEIADERDLEALKAAFERTEYAHRTPYRVEAPFQLAIAGRVVRGRIDAVYRSGDGSEATYEIVDWKTNRGRTADPLQLALYRLAWAEQQGVPLEAVDAVFLYVRSGEVVRPDALPDRAALERLLTGEPAGETECEEPPNQDVGAGR from the coding sequence GTGCCCGCCCGTATCACCGACCCCGAGCAGCTCAAAGAGCTCCTCGGCATCCCGTTCACCCCGGAGCAGACGGCCTGCATCACCGCGCCGCCCGCCCCGCAGGTGATCGTGGCCGGCGCCGGATCGGGCAAGACGACGGTCATGGCGGCCCGCGTGGTGTGGCTGGTCGGCACCGGCCAGGTCGCGCCCGAGCAGGTCCTCGGCCTGACCTTCACCAACAAGGCCGCCGGCGAGCTCGCCGAACGCGTCCGCAAGGCCCTCGTCCGGGCCGGCGTCACCGACCCCGACGCCATCGACCCCGACCGCCCGCCGGGCGAGCCCGTGATCTCCACCTACCACGCGTTCGCGGGCCGTCTGCTGACCGACCACGGCCTGCGCATCGGGCTCGAACCGACCTCCCGGCTGCTCGCGGACGCCACCCGCTACCAGCTCGCCGCGCGCGTGCTGCGCGAGGCCCCCGGCCCCTACCCGGCTCTCACCCGCTCCTTCGCCGACCTCGTCAGCGACCTGCTCGCCCTCGACGCCGAACTCTCCGAGCACCTCGTACGCCCCGAGGCCCTGCGCGCCCACGACGCCGAGCTGCTGCTCACCCTCCAGAACACCCGGCTCAGCAACGCCGACCTGCGCAAGGTCCCCGAAGCCGCCGCCGCGCGCCGCGAACTCGCCGACCTCGTCGTCCGCTACCGCGCCGCCAAACGCGAACGGGACCTGCTCGACTTCGGCGACCAGATCGCCCTGTCGGCGCGCCTCGCCGGGATGCCCGAGGTCGGCCGGCTGCTGCGCGACGAGTTCCGGGTGGTCCTCCTCGACGAGTACCAGGACACGTCCGTCGCCCAGCGCGTCCTCCTCGCCGGGCTGTTCGGCGAGGGCACCGGCCACCCCGTGACCGCCGTCGGCGACCCCTGCCAGGCGATCTACGGCTGGCGCGGGGCCTCCGTCGCCAACCTCGACGACTTCCCCGAGCACTTCGCGCACGCCGACGGCCGCCCCGCCACCCGCCAGTCCCTCAGCGAGAACCGCCGCAGCGGCGGCCGCCTCCTCGACCTCGCCAACGGCCTCGCGGAGCCCCTGCGGGCCATGCACGCGGGCGTGGAGGCGTTGCGCCCGGCCCCGGGAGCCGAGCGCGACGGCATCGTCCGCTGCGCCCTCCTGACCACCCACGCCGAGGAGATCGACTGGATCGCCGACTCCATCGCCCACCTGGTGAACACCGGGAAGGCGCCGGGCGAGATCGCCGTCCTGTGCCGTACGGCCGGTGACTTCGCGGAGATCCAGGGCGCGCTCGTCGCGCGGGACGTACCCGTCGAGGTGGTCGGCCTGTCCGGCCTGCTCCACCTGCCCGAGATCGCCGACCTGGTCGCCGTCTGCGAGGTCCTCCAGGACCCCGGCGCCAACGCCTCCCTGGTCCGGCTGCTCACCGGCCCGCGCTGGCGCATCGGCCCGCGCGACCTCGCCCTGCTGGGCCGCCGCGCCCGCCTGCTCGTCTCCCACGCGCGCGTGGACGGCGACGACGACCCCGACCGCCGCCTCGCCGAGGCCGTCGAGGGCATCGACCCGGCCGAGGTGATCTCCCTCGCGGACGCCCTCGACACCTTCCTGGAGACGCCGCTGGACGGCACCGGGGACGACGACGGGCTGCCCTTCTCGCCCGACGCGCGCGTGCGCTTCGCCCGCCTCGCCGCCGAGCTGCGCGACCTGCGCCGCTCCCTGTCCGACCCGCTCATGGACGTCCTCCACCGCGTGCTCGCCGTCACCGGCCTGGAGGTCGAGCTCTCGGCCTCCCCGCACGCGCTCGCCGCCCGCCGCCGCGAGACCCTGTCCAACTTCCTCGACATCGCCGCGTCCTTCGCGGCCGGCGACCACGAGGCCTCCCTGCTCGCCTTCCTGGCCTTCCTGCGCACCGCCGCCCAGTACGAGAAGGGCCTCGACAACGCCCTGCCGGGCGGCGACAACACCGTCAAGGTGCTCACCGCGCACAAGTCCAAGGGCCTGGAGTGGGACGTCGTCGCCGTCCCCGGACTGGTCACCGGCACCTTCCCCAGCGCCCAGGGCCGCGAGAAGTGGACCGCCCAGGGCAAGGTCCTCCCGCACGAGCTGCGTGGCGACGCCGACACGCTCCCCGACGTCACCTCCTGGGACTCCCGGGGCCTCAAGGCCTTCCACGAGGCCATGAAGGAGCACCAGCACACCGAGGAGCTACGCCTCGGCTACGTCACCTTCACCCGGCCCCGCTCACTGCTCCTCGGCTCGGGTCACTGGTGGGGCCCCAGCCAGAAGAAGCCCCGCGGGCCCTCCGACTTCCTGCTCGCCCTGCACGACCACTGTGCGTCCGGGCACGGCGAGATCGAGGTGTGGGCCGACGAGCCGGCCGAGGACGCGGAGAACCCCGCCCTGCTCCGTGAGGGCGCCGAGCACGCCTGGCCTCTGCCCTTGGACGACACCGCCCTGGCCCGGCGCCGCGCGGCCGCCGAGACGGTCCTGGCCCACCTCGAACAGCTGGCGTCCCAGGACGCCGTCGTCGCGGCGCACGACCCCGACACGTACGACGACCCGGACTGGCCGCCTCCGCCGGACGAGGACGCCGACCTCGGCGAACCCGACCTGTGGGACGAGGCGCCCCTCGACGAGGCCCCTCTCGACCACGATCCCTTCGAGGAGGACCCTTTCGAGGACGACCCGTACGAGGGCGGTGCGTACGACGAGGAGGAGGACGGCACCCGGCACGAGAGCGCCCCCGAGCCTCAGACCCCCGCCCGCCCGGCCATCCCGCACCAGGCGGCGCAGCCCGGCACCCGCACGCCCGACCGGGACCATGGACCGCCGTCCCCCGTGCCGCCCCCGCGCGAGCGCCTCACGCCCGAGGAGGCCCGCACCCTCGCCTCCTGGGACCGCGACCTCGACGCCCTCACCGGCGAGCTGCTGCGCGCCCGCGCGAGCGTCATGGACGTACCGCTGCCCGCGTCCCTGACCGCGTCGCAGCTGATGCGGCTGGCCGCCGACCCGGACGGGTTCGCGCAGGAACTCGCACGCCCCATGCCGCGCCCCCCGCAACCCGCCGCACGCCGAGGCACCCGGTTCCACGCATGGGTGGAAGCCCGATTCGAAGAGTTGACGCTGCCGATGCTGGACCCCGACGAGCTGCCCGGCAGCGAGGCGGAGATCGCCGACGAACGCGACCTGGAGGCGCTCAAGGCCGCCTTCGAGCGCACCGAGTACGCGCACCGCACGCCCTACCGGGTGGAGGCGCCGTTCCAGCTCGCGATCGCCGGCCGGGTCGTCCGAGGCCGCATCGACGCCGTGTACCGAAGTGGCGACGGCAGCGAGGCGACGTACGAGATCGTCGACTGGAAGACCAACCGCGGCCGCACCGCCGACCCCCTCCAGCTCGCCCTGTACCGGCTCGCCTGGGCCGAGCAGCAGGGCGTCCCCCTGGAGGCGGTGGACGCCGTCTTCCTCTACGTCCGCAGCGGCGAGGTCGTACGCCCGGACGCGCTGCCGGACCGCGCGGCACTGGAACGGCTGCTCACCGGCGAGCCCGCCGGGGAGACGGAGTGTGAGGAACCGCCCAATCAGGATGTCGGCGCGGGCCGATAG
- a CDS encoding ATP-dependent DNA helicase UvrD2 → MTAATHSTLFPQVPDSPDAVLEGLDPEQREVATALHGPVCVLAGAGTGKTRAITHRIAFGVRAGILQPASVLAVTFTARAAGEMRGRLRQLGAAGVQARTFHSAALRQLQYFWPKAVGGSMPRIVDRKVQLVADAAAACRIRLDRNELRDVTAEIEWSKVTQTVPGDYALAAAKAGREAPRDPAEIAQLYTVYEDLKRDRAVIDFEDVLLLTVAVLQDRQDIAEQVRSQYQHFVVDEYQDVSPLQQRLLELWLGDRDSLCVVGDASQTIYSFTGATPDHLLDFRTRHPGATVVKLVRDYRSTPQVVRLANGLLAQARGRAADHRLELISQRDSGPEPVYTEYADEPTEAEGAARRIRDLLDAGVPAAEIAVLFRTNSQSETYEQALADAGIPYQLRGAERFFDRPEVRKASVALRGAARFGANDSLLDDVVDLPSQVRAVLSGEGWTSEPPAGSGAVRERWESLAALVHLAQDFAAAKPGATLADLVAELDERANAQHAPTVQGVTLASLHSAKGLEWDAVFLVGVAEGMMPISYAKTDEQVEEERRLLYVGVTRARRHLHVSWALTRAPGGRPNRRPSRFLDGLRPGTAGAEGRAAAGGGAGGVERGFTSRRETAPRRTQRTPARCRVCGRTLIDAGEMKLMRCETCPSDMNEGLYERLRDWRAEQARRSGQPDFCVFTDRTLMAIAEAEPCSPHELARIPGLLKRKLDRYGADVLAICAGQEIGESESED, encoded by the coding sequence GTGACAGCAGCAACGCACTCCACCCTGTTCCCGCAGGTACCGGACTCCCCCGACGCCGTGCTCGAAGGGCTCGACCCCGAGCAGCGTGAGGTGGCGACCGCCCTGCACGGGCCGGTGTGCGTGCTCGCGGGCGCCGGCACCGGCAAGACCAGGGCCATCACCCACCGCATCGCCTTCGGGGTCCGCGCGGGCATCCTCCAGCCCGCCAGCGTGCTCGCCGTCACCTTCACCGCCCGTGCCGCCGGGGAGATGCGCGGCCGGCTGCGCCAGCTCGGCGCCGCCGGGGTCCAGGCCCGCACGTTCCACTCGGCCGCGCTGCGGCAGCTGCAGTACTTCTGGCCGAAAGCCGTCGGTGGCTCCATGCCGCGGATCGTCGACCGCAAGGTCCAGCTCGTCGCCGACGCGGCCGCCGCCTGCCGCATCCGCCTCGACCGCAACGAGCTGCGTGACGTCACCGCCGAGATCGAGTGGTCCAAGGTCACCCAGACCGTCCCCGGCGACTACGCGCTCGCCGCCGCGAAGGCCGGACGGGAGGCCCCCCGCGACCCCGCCGAGATCGCCCAGCTCTACACCGTCTACGAGGACCTCAAGCGGGACCGCGCCGTCATCGACTTCGAGGACGTCCTGCTGCTGACCGTCGCCGTCCTCCAGGACCGCCAGGACATCGCCGAGCAGGTGCGTTCGCAGTACCAGCACTTCGTGGTCGACGAGTACCAGGACGTCAGCCCGCTCCAGCAGCGCCTGCTCGAGCTGTGGCTCGGCGACCGCGACAGCCTGTGCGTGGTGGGGGACGCCAGCCAGACGATCTACTCGTTCACCGGCGCCACCCCGGACCATCTGCTCGACTTCCGCACCCGCCACCCCGGAGCCACCGTCGTCAAGCTGGTCCGGGACTACCGCTCCACCCCGCAGGTGGTCCGCCTCGCCAACGGCCTCCTCGCCCAGGCCCGCGGCCGCGCCGCCGACCACCGGCTGGAACTGATCTCCCAGCGCGACTCCGGCCCCGAGCCCGTCTACACCGAGTACGCCGACGAACCGACCGAGGCCGAGGGCGCCGCCCGGCGCATCCGCGACCTGCTGGACGCCGGGGTCCCGGCCGCCGAGATCGCCGTCCTGTTCCGCACGAACTCGCAGTCCGAGACCTACGAGCAGGCCCTCGCCGACGCGGGCATCCCCTATCAGCTGCGCGGCGCCGAGCGGTTCTTCGACCGCCCCGAGGTGCGCAAGGCGAGCGTCGCCCTGCGCGGAGCGGCCCGCTTCGGTGCCAACGACTCGCTCCTGGACGACGTCGTGGACCTGCCCTCGCAGGTGCGTGCCGTGCTGTCGGGGGAGGGCTGGACGTCCGAGCCCCCGGCCGGCTCCGGTGCCGTCAGAGAGCGCTGGGAGTCCCTGGCCGCGCTGGTCCACCTCGCCCAGGACTTCGCGGCGGCCAAGCCCGGCGCGACCCTCGCCGACCTGGTCGCCGAGCTCGACGAGCGGGCGAACGCCCAGCACGCCCCCACCGTCCAGGGCGTCACCCTCGCCTCCCTGCACTCGGCCAAGGGCCTGGAGTGGGACGCCGTCTTCCTGGTCGGCGTCGCCGAGGGCATGATGCCGATCTCCTACGCCAAGACCGACGAGCAGGTCGAGGAGGAGCGCCGCCTGCTGTACGTGGGCGTCACCCGCGCCCGGCGCCATCTGCATGTCTCCTGGGCGCTGACCCGTGCTCCCGGCGGCCGCCCCAACCGCCGCCCCAGCCGCTTCCTGGACGGGCTGCGCCCCGGCACCGCGGGTGCCGAGGGGCGGGCCGCGGCGGGCGGCGGTGCCGGGGGTGTCGAGCGGGGCTTCACCAGCCGGCGCGAGACCGCCCCGAGACGGACGCAGCGCACCCCCGCCCGCTGCCGGGTCTGCGGGCGCACGCTCATCGACGCAGGTGAGATGAAGCTGATGCGCTGCGAGACCTGCCCCTCCGACATGAACGAGGGCCTGTACGAGCGGCTGCGCGACTGGCGGGCGGAGCAGGCACGGCGCAGCGGCCAGCCCGACTTCTGCGTCTTCACGGACCGCACCCTGATGGCGATCGCCGAGGCGGAGCCGTGCAGTCCGCATGAGTTGGCCCGCATTCCAGGTCTCCTCAAACGGAAGCTCGACCGCTACGGAGCCGATGTGCTGGCCATATGCGCAGGTCAGGAGATTGGGGAGAGCGAAAGTGAGGACTGA
- a CDS encoding WhiB family transcriptional regulator, which yields MQLEAHAPSVPPSDVIPKPGSTEDPTLTPLTALTALDDAIENLGVPVPCRSYDPEVFFAESPADVEYAKSLCRTCPLMEACLAGAKERREPWGVWGGELFVQGVVVARKRPRGRPRKNPVTA from the coding sequence GTGCAACTCGAAGCGCACGCCCCGTCCGTACCGCCTTCAGACGTGATTCCCAAGCCTGGCTCCACGGAGGACCCGACCTTGACCCCCCTCACCGCGCTCACCGCGCTCGACGACGCCATCGAGAACCTCGGCGTGCCCGTCCCCTGCCGTTCGTACGACCCGGAGGTCTTCTTCGCCGAGTCGCCGGCGGACGTCGAGTACGCCAAGTCCCTCTGCCGCACCTGCCCGCTGATGGAGGCCTGCCTCGCCGGCGCCAAGGAGCGGCGCGAGCCCTGGGGCGTCTGGGGTGGCGAGCTGTTCGTCCAGGGTGTCGTCGTCGCCCGGAAGCGGCCGCGTGGCCGCCCGCGCAAGAACCCGGTCACGGCATGA
- a CDS encoding dipeptidase produces the protein MSQTPDDAVRTYIEQHSTAFLDDLAEWLRIPSVSAQPAHAPDVRRSADWLAAKLRETGFPAVEVWPTPGAPAVFAHWPSGDPEAPTVLVYGHHDVQPAAREDGWDSEPFEPVVRDGRLYARGAADDKGQVFFHTLGVRAHLATTGRTAPAVNLKLLIEGEEESGSPHFRALVEESADRLAADAVIVSDTGMWSEDTPTVCTGMRGLAECEIRLYGPDQDIHSGSFGGAVPNPATAVARLVAALHDDHARVAIPGFYDGVVELTDRERELFAELPFDEARWLRTARSHATHGEVGHTTLERVWARPTAEVNGIGGGYQGPGSKTIIPSSALVKLSFRLVAGQDPDHIEKAVRAWAAEQVPAGIRCEITFSGATRPCLTPLDHPALQSVVRAMGRAFEGPVRFTREGGSGPAADLQDVLGAPVLFLGISVPSDGWHAPNEKVELDLLLKGVETTAYLWGDLAAHWRHAP, from the coding sequence ATGAGCCAGACCCCGGACGACGCTGTCCGTACGTACATCGAACAGCACAGCACCGCCTTCCTCGACGATCTCGCCGAGTGGCTGCGCATCCCGTCCGTCTCGGCTCAGCCCGCCCACGCGCCCGACGTGCGCCGCAGCGCCGACTGGCTCGCCGCAAAGCTGCGCGAGACCGGCTTCCCGGCCGTCGAGGTCTGGCCCACGCCCGGAGCGCCCGCCGTCTTCGCGCACTGGCCCTCCGGTGACCCCGAGGCGCCCACGGTCCTCGTCTACGGCCACCACGACGTGCAGCCCGCCGCCCGCGAGGACGGCTGGGACAGCGAGCCCTTCGAGCCCGTCGTCCGCGACGGACGGCTGTATGCGCGCGGGGCCGCCGACGACAAGGGCCAGGTGTTCTTCCACACACTCGGCGTCCGCGCCCACCTCGCCACCACCGGCCGCACCGCCCCGGCCGTCAACCTGAAGCTGCTGATCGAGGGCGAGGAGGAGTCCGGCTCCCCGCACTTCCGCGCCCTCGTCGAGGAGAGCGCCGACCGGCTGGCCGCCGACGCGGTGATCGTCTCCGACACCGGCATGTGGTCCGAGGACACCCCCACGGTGTGCACGGGCATGAGGGGTCTCGCCGAGTGCGAGATCCGGCTGTACGGCCCCGACCAGGACATCCACTCGGGCTCGTTCGGCGGCGCCGTCCCCAACCCGGCGACCGCCGTCGCCCGCCTGGTCGCCGCCCTCCACGACGACCACGCGCGCGTGGCGATCCCCGGCTTCTACGACGGCGTCGTGGAGCTGACCGACCGCGAGCGCGAGCTCTTCGCCGAGCTGCCGTTCGACGAGGCGCGGTGGCTGCGCACCGCCCGGTCGCACGCCACCCACGGCGAGGTCGGCCACACCACGCTGGAGCGTGTCTGGGCCCGCCCCACCGCCGAGGTCAACGGCATCGGCGGGGGCTACCAGGGTCCCGGCAGCAAGACGATCATCCCGTCGTCCGCGCTGGTGAAGCTCTCCTTCCGGCTGGTCGCCGGACAGGACCCGGACCACATCGAGAAGGCCGTCCGCGCGTGGGCCGCCGAGCAGGTGCCCGCGGGAATCCGCTGCGAGATCACCTTCAGCGGGGCCACCCGCCCGTGTCTGACACCGCTCGACCACCCGGCGTTGCAGTCGGTCGTGCGCGCCATGGGCCGCGCCTTCGAGGGCCCCGTGCGCTTCACGCGCGAGGGCGGCTCCGGGCCCGCCGCCGACCTCCAGGACGTGCTCGGCGCACCCGTGCTCTTCCTCGGCATCTCCGTCCCCTCCGACGGCTGGCACGCCCCGAACGAGAAGGTCGAGCTCGACCTGCTCCTCAAAGGCGTCGAGACCACCGCCTATCTGTGGGGTGATCTGGCCGCGCACTGGCGTCATGCGCCCTGA
- a CDS encoding mycoredoxin, translating to MQGTVTMYSTTWCGYCQRLKKQLDREGIAYTEINIEQDPESAAFVEKANGGNQTVPTVLFADGSTLTNPSLAQVKQKVGV from the coding sequence ATGCAGGGCACTGTGACGATGTACAGCACCACCTGGTGCGGCTACTGCCAGCGGCTGAAGAAGCAGCTGGACCGCGAGGGCATCGCGTACACCGAGATCAACATCGAGCAGGACCCCGAGTCCGCCGCGTTCGTCGAGAAGGCCAATGGCGGAAACCAGACGGTGCCGACCGTGCTGTTCGCGGACGGTTCCACGCTGACGAACCCGTCGCTGGCCCAGGTGAAGCAGAAGGTCGGCGTCTGA
- the nudC gene encoding NAD(+) diphosphatase translates to MTTSTDHTADRPVSLTAPSGIDRAAHHRLDEAWLAAAWSHPTTRCFVVSGGQVLIDETPDGRTELVMTPSFEAPLTEAHRYFLGIDEDGVSYFALQKDALPGRIDQSARPAGLREAGLLLSPRDAGLMVHAVGLENWQRTHRFCSRCGERTVIAAAGHIRRCPACGAEHYPRTDPAVIMAVTDEEDRILLGRQVHWPEGRFSTLAGFVEPGESIEQAVRREVFEEAGIHVGGVEYVASQPWPFPSSLMLGFMARATSTDIDVDGDEIHEARWFSRDDLRTAFESGEVLPPYGISIAARLIELWYGKQLPTRGV, encoded by the coding sequence GTGACCACCTCGACCGACCACACCGCCGACCGACCCGTCTCGCTCACAGCCCCGAGCGGCATCGACCGCGCCGCCCACCACCGGCTCGACGAGGCCTGGCTGGCCGCGGCGTGGAGTCACCCCACGACCCGCTGCTTCGTGGTCTCCGGGGGCCAGGTCCTGATCGACGAGACGCCGGACGGACGCACCGAACTCGTCATGACTCCCTCGTTCGAGGCTCCCCTCACCGAGGCGCACCGCTATTTCCTCGGCATCGACGAGGACGGCGTCAGCTACTTCGCCCTGCAGAAGGACGCCCTGCCGGGCCGTATCGACCAGTCCGCGCGCCCTGCGGGGCTGCGCGAGGCCGGACTGCTGCTGTCACCGCGCGACGCGGGGCTGATGGTGCACGCCGTCGGCCTGGAGAACTGGCAGCGCACCCACCGCTTCTGCTCCCGTTGCGGCGAGCGCACCGTCATCGCCGCAGCCGGGCACATCCGCCGCTGCCCCGCCTGCGGAGCCGAGCACTACCCGCGGACCGACCCGGCCGTGATCATGGCCGTCACCGACGAGGAGGACCGCATCCTCCTCGGCCGCCAGGTCCACTGGCCCGAGGGCCGTTTCTCCACGCTCGCGGGCTTCGTCGAGCCGGGGGAGTCCATCGAGCAGGCCGTGCGGCGCGAGGTCTTCGAGGAGGCCGGCATCCACGTCGGCGGGGTCGAGTACGTGGCCAGCCAGCCCTGGCCCTTCCCGTCCAGCCTCATGCTCGGCTTCATGGCCCGGGCCACCTCCACCGACATCGACGTGGACGGTGACGAGATCCACGAGGCCCGCTGGTTCTCCCGCGACGACCTCCGTACGGCCTTCGAGTCGGGCGAGGTCCTGCCGCCGTACGGCATCTCGATCGCGGCCCGGCTGATCGAGCTCTGGTACGGCAAGCAGCTGCCGACGCGCGGCGTCTGA